TGTTCTTTCAGAAGGggacataaacataaaaaacaaaaaagaagaaaatctaTATTAGGGACTGAAACGCAAGTTTATGTCATTGGAGGCTTTGCAATAATTTTCTCAaggtttatataattatatcaacatatatatatatatatacacaaggcTACAAGCCAGGAATTGCAACTCTCTACATCAAAGTCTTGACAAAACAGTACATCCAACTAAACAAGTACTTGAAAAGACAAAGAAATAGTATTTAATATACAAGACGAAAGgacatataaatatgtattagtAGTTGGTGATTAATAAGATGACAACACATGAATGCAAGGACTTTGAAGTTTGAAGTATATATGAACACTGCATTGAAGGTTACTACCAAACTGATtgttaacaaataataataataataataacctcaCTTAGCTGAATACATCCAACCAACCCCACTAAATGTGGTGGTTTGAACTTTGAGGGTGTGGGCAGGAGAGACGAAAAGGAAACTACTTTGTAGATCACATTCAATCTATACAATTACTACAATTGTAACAGCTTGCATTAATTTAGCTTATGGTCACCCAATAAATCCCCATAATTCTTTGGGCCAACCCTTATTAAAGCATCCTTTAAAGACCACACTTACTTAGAACATACAAGAGctcaacaaacaaatacaacaacaacaacaacaacaacaacaacatcaacaacaacaacagcacaATGTCTTTATCTCTGTCACTTATCACTGATCTCTTCCAACTAGTTGTTTTTGACGAGTAGACTTCACTGGAATTATTCGTATTCTCTTTGCAACTCGAACAAAATCTctgtgaaaaattaaaaacaagtattcTCAGttacattgatatatatatatatatggaggaATTGAATGAACTTATTTTAAGCAAGAAATGAACTATACTGACTTCCAATTGAGATCTCCAACAAGAAGGAGATCATCTTCCATGTCCTCATAGGCAACAATGTATCCAGGCACAGCATTAGAAAGATTAAGACCTTCGACGAGTCTTTCTTCGGTCTCGGTATCAACAAACATCCGACGAAGAGCAGCTGCAAGACTCTCATAGCCAGCATGTTTGTGGAGATGAATACGGTGACAAATGGACCTGCCTTCAAGAACAACTGTCACTGGCGGTACAACGGAAGCCGATAAATCATCGTCTTGACCGGAGAGCTTGAGTAGCTTCCTAGAAGTGCAAGGCATTGCACTTGCACTAGAAGTGGAGTTATTTTGACGATACAAAGGAAATGGTGAAGAAGTTGAATGTATTCCTCCTCTCTTCTCATTCCATCTTCTTTTGAATGCTTCTTGTTGTGACTCTAGTCCATTCATGgtctattcttcttcttcttcttcttctccttcttcttcttgtgtttgtttgtgagAGAGAAGGGAGAGGTAGGAGGTGGTTGTGAGAAAGTAAGAGTGGTAAAGCTTGGTATGGAGGGGTTTTATAATGAAAGAGATGGAGTAAAGAGTGTGAGTTATGGTTTGTGTGTTGGTTGAAGGAGAGAACGGACTGGAACTAAAGAAGAGAgagacatatatataaatatagtgaGAAGAAGttaggtttagggttagggtttatatataaagtaaagagaggaagagagtacatatatatatatatatataaagagataaagagaggagagaagttagggttagggttagggtttatatAGAGGAAGGAGATACAGAAGAGTGTTTGGGGGTTGCTTGAGAGTGGGAAAGGGGAGTGTGAGAATGGACTATGGAGAAGTGTGTTTAGGGTTTGATGAAAAGAAGAGAGAGGAGTGTTTTTAGGGTTTGGTTATTGTGAAGCGTGGGTATGCGTGGGAACGACCGCGCTGCGGTCGCCGAACGGCTCGGCGTTTGACTCTCAACAACATGGTCCTTTGTTCCGTGGGCCctacttctttctttttgtcttttcctttttattttttttttattttgtttttttaggttATTGGATCTTGAAGCTAGTTGGATTCGGGTTTGGATCCGATTTGGTTTTGGATCCTATTTTTGACCAGGGTTCCTTGAGAGAAGTCATCTATCCTGTTTCAGAACCAAGTTATTCTTTAATCTTTTTCTATCACATCTTGATACgtggttttttaattataatataaaaaataatcaggTGAAATGACTTTTCTCTGAGGACCCATCTTATTTTGTCTGAAAAGGGGGAGAAATAAATGCTattattcaaagaaaaaaaaaacatatgaatgTTATTTCATATactaatttttatgaaaagagaatttaaaaaatatatatataatgtttgtttattataaaaatagttaatatttataaaaaataaataaataaatcatatttattaaaaaaaaacaatcaaatggaTGGAGACGGAAAACTGGTATGGCAGAAAAGCTCAAAAATGAATGTCCGGCAAAAACACATCATATTTGTAAGAGTTAAAATCAGATTAATAAGAATTGAAAACATTGATACTTAAATATGTCTACAACTTCATGTTACGAaacttagggttagggttagtgTTAGGGTATAGAAAATGTGCGCAATTATAAGGATTGTTGTTCGATTCATCAATCCCTAGTGTTCACATGTCATTGGCTGTGTTCTCAcgcttatgttttcctttgacGTGTTCCTTTCTTTGCCATCCCTAGAACAACACAACATTCACCAATGCCCTACACCCTGCCTATAcctatgctatatatatatatatatatatatgattttaaataGGCTTGCATGTTACATTTAGGGGGACGTTCATTTTAGGAAAAATGGGGGGAAGTGAGAGGAAGTGGtctgacttcccccacttctggtgttcatttgtgctgaagtgagagaagtgccacttccccccacttccgactgaagtggattttgaactaaatctacttcagtattttttttactgaagtggagggaagtgagtcaatctataaaaactaacttattttcacttctaaagtcttttttgaactcatagaactttatccaacacctaaatccttgggttctattctcacttttctgacaaatgaacacaaaagtcctggaagtgatatcacttccccccAATTCAGAGAAGTGGCACTTCCCTCACTTCCTGACTTCCCCTCACTTACagtgaaatgaacgccccctgAAGCAAGTTCTTGATAAATTATTTCATAggaaaataactaaatatttcatgaatatttttatttagatcatatagtgaatttatttaaatttaattttatgtttttttttctgtgtgGTGTTTTACTGTCTATAccttaataaaatattgaaaataaagtaaGCACTAACAGTGGGGGAGACACAAGGTGCCACATAGTGCAAGTGCGAAAAAGTTGAGCCCACCCAATTGCACCCATGTGCAAGGCCAAATGCAAGCTTGATCACATTGACAAAGTGCAAAGTAccggtaattttgtaattttatttgtatttaattttaaaaaattataaataagtgATGTTTTGGGAGTTTGCTAAATTTGGAAGGCTTTTTGGAAATTGTCCAAGTTGAAAGAGTCCAATGACCCTATTGctatctttcattatttttttatatatatatatatatatatatatttagacaaTTGACTAAAAAGAGATCTAACTTAAGAGTTTATCGAGAGACAAACAGGTACAAAAGTAAATCAATTATGATGACttcttgatattataaaaacttattaATTTGGTCATGTgctacatgaaaaatataagttcTCCACTTACCGACCTAAAAGATTTGTAGAAATTATATTGCcatgaaattttgaaaagaaggtATAATTTCTcccattaaattttattttaaacattatcATAAATAGTTTCTAAAATTTGGATCAATGAATAAACAGTATTTCTATAGTACTATATTGTATAGTCAAAGCCTTACGCATATACACCAATATCATGTGACAATTCACTATTCTAAATAGTGGTTGTCTATAGTGATTTGAAAGTATACCAACTAAAATGCAAATATGCCAAGATTTGACCTATGGTGGATGACCAACTCAATCCACCATCGACACATTctataaaatcattatttttatataagtaataaatatcagttaattattataatatgcaCTTATATTATAACTCTGAATTAGTTATctctatatattataatttcactcatttaattaattcaacagcaataaatatttttcaatttttttacttCCATGTTCATTTGAGACATTGGgggtttaattattattgaactgaaatttttatttaataactttgtaaaaattatgtaaattaataaaaagccatttttttaacaaagatcACAAGAGATTCATACTGGaaccaataaataatattattacataatataaaaatgtaCTAGTTATGATGATTTAATAACAGCTTAAAGATAATTTTCTCATTATGTaatttaagaaagaaaagaacattACTCCTCTTTATAAGAGATTCATGCCATaaccaataaataatatcaGGGCCTAGTATATACACACAAACAAACGATGTTACGGGAGCAAAATTTGGAACTCTACATTTTAAATCAATCAACTTATTTGTTTCCCAAAAAGCTATTACATCTTTATAGAATCCCATAATTTATGACAATTACATAACATGTGGAAAAAcataacttattttattttttaaaaaaactaaatagtaataaaatacaaaattaaagagCTAAAAAAGGGATTTCCACGTGTCAGTGGGCCCGATTGCATCAGTTACCAAATTCATGCTCTGTATTTATTCTTCCCATGATATCCACCGTTCATGTTGCATCGGGATCAGCTCCATCGTCGATTCTTCCTCTTTTCGATCCCTTTCTCGCTCCGATTTGGAAACCCTCGTgctcctaaaccctaaccctagttcCTGGTCTACTCTCATGGCGAGCTAGTGCCTGGAGCCTCGAAGGGTCAATCTCCTCACTGGCCATCGCTTCGCGTGCCTTAGATTGATCAAGGTATCATCTTGGGAGGAGGCGGACAAGGGGAGCTTTTCGCTCTTTCAATTCGTTCCCGGGCATTCGATTCCAaagttgtttttggtttttttgggaTCAAGGCAAGAGATGGTAATTATATTTTGCTGTTTTGATGTTTCTTTGTGGTTTTTGAGCTGAGTTTCTCTGATGATTCGTGTGAATGGTTTTCGTTTGTGTAGGATTTGATTAGTGATAGCGATGACGGTGATGGCTTTCAATGGGAgagtgatgaagatgatggagatgCAATACCGCCTTCCAATCCACCTCTTCCTCCGGATTCAGCCGCCGGGACTTCAGGGAAGGTGATTGTGGACGAACttatactgatttttttttttttgtttgatttgacgGCAAGTTTTAGTAGAAAGCTGTGATCTTTTGAATGTTAAGTTTGTGCTGCTTTCAAGGTATCTGAGGCGAGCTCTTCTCGAAGTGAGTTGGTCTCGCATTTCATGGCGATGGGGTTCTCCGAAGATATGGTGGTCAAGGCCATTGAGGAGAATGGTGAGTACTTTGCATTTTCTTGTACGTTGGTTGTATGTTTGTGTTGTTGAGATTGCTATTGGATCTGCAGGAGAAGGAAATAGTGAAGCTATATTGGAGACGCTGCTTACTCATGCTGTGAGTATCTAGTTATTCccttttttaattgaattgcaTCAATATTGATGAATGATGTGACCTTACTGTTGTAGATGTTCTACAGGATCCAttcatttagtttttttttacatgtaaagCTTGCAACATTTTCTGAGAAGTCCTTGCAATATTTGCTAGCAAACTCTTGTTTCTGTTGGTGGTGGCAATTGTTATTCAATtaactgaattttttgtcgttCTTTCTGGAATGCTGGGAGTTGTTGGCTCAAGTGTGTTTTAGGGGTGACATGGATGATGGAGTTCTTTGGCCACTGTTCTCTTCCTTCCGCTTGGCACCTCTTTATCTATCCTTTAATTTTGAAAGGAACGACATCAAGTATGGTGTGGTTCTTAATAAATACTTTGGTTCTTAATAGTATATCTGCTTTAGATACAATTTGGACACATGCTGAATCACATGTTTCCCATAACCATAGGTTATTTTAGTTTGTCtaaaaagattttaattttatttatctcttttccATACCATTCTctgtcttaatttttttttttctggattttcatcctaatcttttttttatttgaattacgttatctttttgttatcttttaaaaaatccataatttttttatatttgtttttatttttataaattgattcttatctaatctttggattactgattgttatgatttttttttcatgtttttaggaCCGTTTGCCAATTTAacttttaatatgatttaaatatctcataatttttatttatttaaaagcaaACCATTTTATTACCATGTTCTTCACTATTTTCAAAACAATGTGATTCACAAGTCTAAAACGTACATATACTGTATGTGTGTGCATCTATTTCAGTCGTGtctgcaaatttttttttcattgtattgaaGTGTTGAATATTCTGCAATACATGGATACATGACACCCCTAACAACTTGattttgcattatttaaaaaatgtagcATGTGAACTGAACCATGAATGCAGTTAACCTTGcagaattttataaattgattctTATCTAATCTTTCGAATActgattattatgattttttttatatgtttttaagaCCGTTTGCCAGTTTAacttttaatatgatttaaatatCTCATAATTTCTATTTATCTAAAAGTGAATCATTTTATTACCATGTTCTTCACTATTTTCAAAACAATGTGATTCACAAGTTTAAACGCACATATACTGTATGTGTGTGCATCTGTTTCTGTCGTGTCTGCATATcttttttcattgtattgaaGTGTTGAATATTCTACAATTCATGGATACTTGACACCCCTAACAACTtgattttgcattatttttaaaGTGTAGCATGTGAACTGAACCATGAATGCAGTTAACCTCGCagattttaataatattgatgTTCAaagttggaattttttttactttctcagTTTATCTTTCccagatttttaatttttgtttattaagttCATTACAATGAGGGCTGTGGGCCTCGATACTGTATTTCTTTTCTCCTTGTTTTGATATTTTCTCGCAAATTGGTGTACTTGTTGAGAATTGTTTTATAGCTTCCATGAACTATTTGATGTTCTTGTTTAGACTTTGAGATATATGTTGACTGCTCGAGTGTCCAAAAGTTCCTGATCAGATGAGGAAGACACCATAATTTCTTCCATCTATTTTTCTAAATGTGTAACTAAaagttatgtttttgttttatgctAAAACGGACTTTGAGACTTTGAGCGGCCACAACATGACATACATGGGCGCAAATGAAAGATTTTAGGCTTGCTTTATTTTTCCCTGGGAATTTACTATTGCTCTAATTATGCTGTTGATCACGCATCACACTATTAAGTGTTATACTTAATAACAGATATTTTTCGCAGGGTATAATGTTTCATTTTTGGATGCCAATATCATATTTGATCACATAATTTATATCACTTTGCAGGCCATAGAAAAATCTCCCGTGAAAAGGGAACAATCCCCTATAGATTGCACCTTCTCAAGTGATGAAGATGTTTTGGGGGATGATATTTCAGATGTGAGCAACTTTGAATATTCCAGTGAAGATGAGGTAAGGGAAACAGAAAGAAAATTTGTGATATTATTacaatttatgttttatgtagTACAAATCAGTAAGAAGTTGTGAAGGAGTATAATGTAGTGACTGAATTAATGGAGGTTATGGTTGTGGGAAATTAAAGTTTGGAGGGCTCTGTCCATGTCTTTTATCGGAAGAATAATGGTATTAGCTAACATGTGTACAGCAAAAATGCAAGGATTACGTCCTTTTTGTGTTCACATATCTtcctctttcttcatcttctaaaacattttatattaatgttttcatgAATTCAGTAATTGCCATTTACAGGCATTGAGAAGGGGCATCTATATTTACTAATTCCTTATTTCTACCTTTATTTTGTCAATTATCGttgtgttgttttcttgttggaTTTTGGCTAGTCTGaagttttcttttacatttgagtGATGTTTGACAATATTTGCCATGATGTATTGGCATGGAAATGGTTCAATGATGTGTCTTCCCTCCTTTCTGTTTGTGAAAGTGTttgttgttgattgtatattgatGTTGTTTAATGGCCTTATTTAtggtgtgtatttttttaatgttatttgtacAGGATTATACAGAAGGCACCTCTGATAAGGATAGAAAATTGTCTGTATTAGTAGAGATGGGGTTCCCTGCTGATGAAGCATTTTCAGCCATTAACAGATGtggtatcttatttttttaattgtttttgtttgtggttgatttttaaatattaaacaaagttAGAATCATTCATAGATTATTCTTTTATGTAAATTGTATTAATGTTATTGGTTTCTTGACTGCCCCACATCAATATACTGTTAGCTGTGAGTGCCACCGGCTTAATGAATTGTCATAGTACAAGCTGATTGTTTCTAGACATTGTTGGAAAAGAATATCTTCAGTGAGAGAATTTTATACTCTCTAAAACTCCAAGATGATTTTATATTAGATCACATGGTCAATATCTTAGTGCTTTGATGGTATTTGCTGTGAccaattattttttgaatgactTGAATGAATTCCTTAAATCACTTTTTGTCTTTTGGCAGGAGAATAGATGAGCATTATGCTCTCCTGCATTTCTTATTTGTTCTGTAGTCCGTATGTTGCCTTTTTTTCCCTAATCCAGTTTTACTCAGGGCCTAGTGCTTCTGTTTTGGAAATTGCGGACTCCATCCACGCTGCTCAATTGGCAGCTGATTCTGCTCCCACAGAGGATGACCTTTTTCCAAATTGGTCGGAGAACAAGGTGATGTTTCTATTgcaaagggtttttttttttttggtgaaagaACTAACTGAGCTGCTTACTGTATGTTCAATTTGGATATTCCCTTACTGCAGGCAGCATCAAGCTATGCATGTGGTTCCTCtgtcaaaaataaaaggaagttatatgaaatgaagaagatgaaacaaAGAGGCAGCTTTCTTGATCGTAAGAAACCATGTTTTGGACAAGGTAATTTGGATGAAGGTTTTCGGTCAGGGTTGACTATCCCAAAGCCGATGATAGGTTTCAGCCTTCCAAATCAGAAGATGAAACCTGCAAATCGGATCCTTCCTGAGGCAGCCATTGGCCCCCCTTACTTCTACTATGAAAATGTGGCCCTGGCACCAAAGGGAGTTTGGGAAACTATTTCACGTTTCCTTTATGACATTGAGCCCGAGTTTGTTGATTCGAAATTCTTCTGTGCTGCTAACAGAAAGAGGGGATACATCCACAACCTTCCAATTCAGAATAGATTTCCTCTTCAACCACTTTCCTCCACGAACAGTGCAGGAAGCATTGCCCATGACGAAAAAGTGGTGGCCTTCTTGGGATCCAAGGACTCAACTAAATTGCTTGCAGACTTGCATTGCGAGTGCGAAACTGACAGAGCGGATAAGAACAGCTCTTGCCAATTCCGACGACCCACCTCCTGAAAGAGTCCAAAGGTTTGTCATGAACGAATGTAAGAAATGGAACTTGGTTTGGGTCGGGCTACACAAGGTGGCGCCATTGGAACCAGATGAGATGGAAATGTTATTGGGTTTTCCCAGGGATCATACGAGGGGAGGTGGAATAAGCAGGACAGAGAGATACCGGTCCTTGGGCAATTCATTCCAAGTTGATACTGTGGCTTACCATCTTTCTGTGTTGAAGGACATGTTCCCGAATGGTATCAACCTATTATCTTTGTTCTCTGGAATAGGGGGAGCTGAAGTTGCTTTACATAGGCTAGGAATCCATCTGAGGAATGTAGTTTCAGTTGAGTTATCAGAAATAAACAGGAACATACTCCGTGGCTGGTGGGAGCAAACCAATCAGACGGGGACCTTAATTGATATCGCAGACGTTCAGCAGCTCAACGGCGACAGACTTGAGCAAATGATAAACATGTTTGGTGGGTTTGATCTGGTGATCGGAGGAAGTCCATGTAATAATCTCGCTGGCAGCAACCGGTACAGCCGTGATGGACTTGAGGGCAAAGAATCTGCTCTCTTTTATGATTATTTCCGCATCTTGGATCTCGTAAAGAATATTATGGGAAAGAGTTTCTGAATCTATTTCTTAGAGTAAAAGGATTTGTTGTCCCTATAAAGCatggtttcaatttttttcaagatAAGCAATCCAGAAGGTTTGATTGAAGCTCTCGTTCTTGAGCCAGATAACATTGTTGTGTTCAAATGCTTTATTTCTCTGAAGCAACCTTTCTAACCAGTTCGGCGAATATCCGCTTTCTTGCTGATTTTAGATCGACATAAAACTTTAGCTTCACAGATGcaaatgtctgttattttcgAGCATCTGAACTACCTTaactttattgtttatttggcCACTGTTTGAACATTCATAACCAGCAATGGCTTCTCAAGCAGTGTTCTTTTTTCCTTGCAAGAATTTGGTCCGGAAAATTTGTTTGTACTTTATTCTTGAAATTGCTAATTCAAGTGAGAGTTCACCAAGTTATTTCTATTATGCAGCATTCCTCTCCAAATTACTTCATGCTTGTCCGCCTGGTcataatgttttgttttgttttgttttatgttgtttttaattattattattattatgatggttacactgctttaaaaaaataaaggtgtGTAAATGCTCCACGGAGTAAGTGATGGAGGTGGGCTCCATTGACATATGGATGTTTACAGATAATCACTATTCAtactctaaaaaaataaaggtgtGCATTTGCTCCACGGAGTAAGTGATGGAGGCGGGGTTTGTTAACATATGGATGTTTACAGATAATCACtactcatattttaaaaatttcagcTACTAATAAACTATTTGGTCATTAGTAATTTGAAAGAATGAGGGCCTTTGGTGAAAAAAAGACATCCAACGCAAAATCCTCCCTTTCAAACcccttaatttgtttcttaacgGGTTCGGATCTCTTTCTTCTCAAATGCTGATAGCTTCTCGCTGCTTACGCATCAGAAAACCACAGGTACTCTCACCTCCTCTCTCTCaccccttctcctcctcctccttccatCCTTTGATCCATACAAGCACCCTTAGAATCTCCACCGTCCAAAGAGACATCAGCGCTGATCCCAAGACAGCCTTCACCAACCAAACCATCACCCGGCTCGCCAACAATGGCAGAATCCCTGACGCCCGTCACCTGTTCGACCAAATGCCTCACAGAGATGTCATCACTTGGACCGCCCTCATCTCCGCCTACATCCGCTGCGGCATGCTCCGTGAGGCTCGTGCTCTCTTCGACCGCCCTGATGCCCAGAAGAACGTCGTCACTTGGACCGCTCTCCTCTCCGGCTACGTCCGCTCCAAGAGAATCCTTGAAGCTGAGGATATCTTTAAGCGAATGCCCGAGAAGAATGTTGTTTCTTGGAACACTATGATGTCTGGATATGCTGAGAATGGGCTTGTTGATAAGGCGTGTGAGGTGTTTGATAATATGCCTGAGAGAAATGTGGTGTCTTGGAACACTATAGTGACGGCATTGTGTCAGTGCGGGAGGGTGGAAGAAGCTTGGGCGATGTTCAGGAGGATGGTACATAGAGATGTTATTTCATGGACAGCGATGGTTGCTGGATTTGCGCAGAATGGGAGGGTTGATGATGCACAAAagctgtttgatgaaatgccggAGAGAAATGTTGTGTCTTGGAATGCAATGATTTCTGGTTACACACAGAATTCACAGCTTGACAAAGCTCTTGAGCTTTTTGATAAAATGCCGGAGAGGGATATTCCATCGTGGAACACAATGATCACCGGTTTGATACAGAACGGTGAATTGGTAAAGGCGAGGCGTTTGTTTGATCGAATGAATGAGCGGAATGTGATCACATGGACGACGTTGATCACAGGGTATGAGCAAGATGGGCAGAATGAGACGGCGGTTAATGTGTTCTTGGAAATGCAACGAGACTGTGTTCGGCCTAACCAAGGGACGTTTGTCAGTGTTTTAGCTGCCATAAGTAATTTGGCGGCGCTTGCCATCGGCCAACAAGTTCATCAGATCATAAACAAGACTAGTTTTCAGTTCAGTTCTTTCGTAGAATCAGCTCTGATCAGTATGTACTCGAAATGCGGTGAATTATTCACAGCGAGAGAGTTGTTTGATTTGTCAAGTCATAAGGATTTGGTGTCTTGGAACACAATGATCGCCGCATATGCGCATCATGGACATGGTATGGACGCGGTAAAATTGTTCGATGAAATGAAGATGACTTCATTTAAACCAGATGATGTCACTTACGTCGCTTTGCTCTCAGCATGTAGCCATTCAGGTTTGGTTGATGAGGGGCTTAGAATTTTCAAATCTCTTGTAAGTGACGAGTCAATTAATGTACGAGAAGATCACTATGCTTGTTTGGTAGACCTTTGCAGTAGAGCGGGAAGGCTTGAAGAAGCTACAAGGTTTATCAAAGGCCTTAAGAATAAACAATCATCGGCATGTGTATGGGGAGCTCTTCTAGGTGGTTGTAATGTACATGGTAATGAAAACATCGGTGAATTAGCTGCGAAAAAATTGTTGGAGATAGAACCAAACAATGCCGGAACATATCTGTTGCTGTCAAATATTTATGCATCTGCGGGGAAATGGAAAGAAGCTGCCAATGTTAGGCTCAGAATGAAAGATAGAGGATTGAAAAAACAACCTGGTTGCAGTTGGATCGAAATTGGCAATCGTGTTCATGTGTTTACAGTGCGTGATAAATCGCATAATCGATCTGAGTTAATATATAGTTTGGTGCAAGATCTTCATCACAAGATGAGTGTTTCTGATGATTATGCAttggattttgatgatttaGTGGTTGTTAATCATCAAGTAGAATGAGAAAAAATTTCAGGAATAATTAATGATACAGATTTAAATGCATCAAGGTTGTATAATGATCgggttgtttatttatttattttttgaataatatggACAAGTTACGCATTTCAACCCAGTTCTTTAATTTGGAAGAAAAGTGAAATACCAACTATACAATATACAATAATAGatgtgattatatttatattaactaaagtgttttaaaaatatttattattattattttttcactaTGCATATCagtttgaagagaaaaaaaaatttaaattttgtagcaaattttatttttaatcaaaattttgcaTGTAATCACGCCTATAAATTTATCTAATCTATGATACGATTTATATCGAGATATGTACACTCacaatacataaataattgCAGGTATACCCACATTATCAAAatccataatatttttaaataa
This portion of the Dioscorea cayenensis subsp. rotundata cultivar TDr96_F1 chromosome 3, TDr96_F1_v2_PseudoChromosome.rev07_lg8_w22 25.fasta, whole genome shotgun sequence genome encodes:
- the LOC120255530 gene encoding auxin-responsive protein IAA33, which produces MNGLESQQEAFKRRWNEKRGGIHSTSSPFPLYRQNNSTSSASAMPCTSRKLLKLSGQDDDLSASVVPPVTVVLEGRSICHRIHLHKHAGYESLAAALRRMFVDTETEERLVEGLNLSNAVPGYIVAYEDMEDDLLLVGDLNWKDFVRVAKRIRIIPVKSTRQKQLVGRDQ
- the LOC120283565 gene encoding pentatricopeptide repeat-containing protein At2g35030, mitochondrial, whose product is MLIASRCLRIRKPQVLSPPLSHPFSSSSFHPLIHTSTLRISTVQRDISADPKTAFTNQTITRLANNGRIPDARHLFDQMPHRDVITWTALISAYIRCGMLREARALFDRPDAQKNVVTWTALLSGYVRSKRILEAEDIFKRMPEKNVVSWNTMMSGYAENGLVDKACEVFDNMPERNVVSWNTIVTALCQCGRVEEAWAMFRRMVHRDVISWTAMVAGFAQNGRVDDAQKLFDEMPERNVVSWNAMISGYTQNSQLDKALELFDKMPERDIPSWNTMITGLIQNGELVKARRLFDRMNERNVITWTTLITGYEQDGQNETAVNVFLEMQRDCVRPNQGTFVSVLAAISNLAALAIGQQVHQIINKTSFQFSSFVESALISMYSKCGELFTARELFDLSSHKDLVSWNTMIAAYAHHGHGMDAVKLFDEMKMTSFKPDDVTYVALLSACSHSGLVDEGLRIFKSLVSDESINVREDHYACLVDLCSRAGRLEEATRFIKGLKNKQSSACVWGALLGGCNVHGNENIGELAAKKLLEIEPNNAGTYLLLSNIYASAGKWKEAANVRLRMKDRGLKKQPGCSWIEIGNRVHVFTVRDKSHNRSELIYSLVQDLHHKMSVSDDYALDFDDLVVVNHQVE
- the LOC120252790 gene encoding LOW QUALITY PROTEIN: DNA (cytosine-5)-methyltransferase DRM2-like (The sequence of the model RefSeq protein was modified relative to this genomic sequence to represent the inferred CDS: deleted 1 base in 1 codon), with product MDLISDSDDGDGFQWESDEDDGDAIPPSNPPLPPDSAAGTSGKVSEASSSRSELVSHFMAMGFSEDMVVKAIEENGEGNSEAILETLLTHAAIEKSPVKREQSPIDCTFSSDEDVLGDDISDVSNFEYSSEDEDYTEGTSDKDRKLSVLVEMGFPADEAFSAINRCGPSASVLEIADSIHAAQLAADSAPTEDDLFPNWSENKAASSYACGSSVKNKRKLYEMKKMKQRGSFLDRKKPCFGQGNLDEGFRSGLTIPKPMIGFSLPNQKMKPANRILPEAAIGPPYFYYENVALAPKGVWETISRFLYDIEPEFVDSKFFCAANRKRGYIHNLPIQNRFPLQPLSSRTVQEALPMTKKWWPSWDPRTQLNCLQTCIASAKLTERIRTALANSDDPPPERVQRFVMNECKKWNLVWVGLHKVAPLEPDEMEMLLGFPRDHTRGGGISRTERYRSLGNSFQVDTVAYHLSVLKDMFPNGINLLSLFSGIGGAEVALHRLGIHLRNVVSVELSEINRNILRGWWEQTNQTGTLIDIADVQQLNGDRLEQMINMFGGFDLVIGGSPCNNLAGSNRYSRDGLEGKESALFYDYFRILDLVKNIMGKSF